A part of Sparus aurata chromosome 19, fSpaAur1.1, whole genome shotgun sequence genomic DNA contains:
- the nrros gene encoding transforming growth factor beta activator LRRC33 → MPGHGLTPILLCLLPMWRILTPVFSHPQHSRCLLKQRTAVCNNGELTFVPAGLPDNIEELQLNNNLIQTLQDNTLHFPSLKTLSLACNSLKKIESNTFQELKFLESLNLANNNLDAYYQETSQALKTLPRLRVLDLSENYLDEEMVAALLQNLTSLEYLNLSGNLLRRLDETSFGDLWQLKELDLQRNIMFELDGAFKSNHKLQRLNLAFNYLPCLTDFHMTQLVVLNASHNFIEWFISRQDLNDTFQLETLDLTNNKLLFFPFLPSHSHLRHLYLSHNSVKFYEHLVGNDTVLNSTTTVEFYNMKKHMNNVTAELWDDSLHGDISSLEILDLRANQVAYFPQGFIQRMPALSRLQMCTNCLETLNLTSEQLSSSLYELDVSNNRLNQIVADEDTMMAFGNLTYLNLSLNALESLPSGLFSSLPSLRSVDLSYNNIDICLPEEAETSTETMSACVDWTNIVSLRQLYLKGCNLHKIPSSAFAGLSLTHLELSDNPGLIVRGSMQSLSRTLQHLGLGNTHIQDFDFSHFQSLTSLNISRNSLAHLPPSLLNLDLTVLDLRDNKLSTIASGQAQALAPKLHTVFLAGNPFNCCQAEWFTTFKTTKTIHMVGLSDIECEDSLQTTHRLERNAYLCSGEGGESILWYILLILPMCLFFVGVSIIVPLTFKPQMLQKSIKKKCLKPTSY, encoded by the exons ATGCCAGGCCACGGCCTCACTCCCATCCTGCTCTGCTTGTTACCCATGTGGAGAATACTGACGCCGGTCTTCAGTCATCCACAACACAGCAGATGCCTGCTG AAACAAAGAACGGCCGTCTGCAACAATGGCGAGCTCACCTTTGTGCCTGCAGGACTGCCAGACAACATAGAGGAGCTTCAGCTGAACAACAATCTCATTCAAACACTACAGGACAACACTCTCCATTTCCCCTCATTAAAGACCCTGAGCTTAGCTTGTAATAGTTTGAAAAAAATTGAATCGAACACTTTTCAAGAGTTAAAATTCTTAGAAAGCCTCAATTTAGCAAATAACAATCTTGACGCTTACTACCAAGAAACCAGTCAGGCATTAAAGACTCTACCCAGGCTTAGAGTTCTGGATCTCTCTGAGAATTATCTTGATGAGGAGATGGTCGCCGCCCTTCTCCAAAATCTGACATCCTTGGAGTATCTCAATCTTTCTGGAAACCTCCTGCGGAGACTGGATGAGACCTCGTTTGGGGATCTTTGGCAACTCAAAGAACTCGACCTGCAGAGAAACATCATGTTCGAGCTCGATGGCGCCTTCAAGAGCAATCACAAGCTCCAGCGGCTCAACTTGGCCTTCAACTATCTGCCTTGCCTGACGGACTTCCACATGACCCAGCTGGTGGTCCTCAACGCCAGCCACAACTTCATCGAGTGGTTCATCTCCAGACAAGACCTCAACGACACTTTCCAGCTAGAGACACTCGAtctaacaaacaacaaactgctcttctttcctttcctgccCAGCCACAGCCACCTGCGGCACCTTTACCTATCCCACAACAGTGTTAAGTTTTACGAACACTTGGTAGGCAACGACACAGTCCTGAACTCGACTACGACTGTTGAATTCTACAATATGAAGAAGCACATGAACAACGTGACGGCTGAGCTATGGGACGACAGCCTTCACGGGGACATCTCCTCCCTAGAGATTTTGGATCTAAGAGCAAACCAGGTGGCGTATTTCCCTCAAGGGTTCATCCAGAGAATGCCTGCCCTGTCCAGACTTCAAATGTGCACAAACTGTCTGGAAACCTTAAATCTGACATCAGAACAGCTCTCTAGCAGCTTGTACGAGTTGGATGTTAGCAACAACAGGCTGAACCAGATTGTAGCAGATGAAGATACGATGATGGCTTTTGGCAATCTGACGTACCTCAACCTGAGCCTGAACGCTCTTGAGTCGTTACCCTCAGGGTTATTTTCCTCTTTGCCGAGCCTCAGGTCGGTGGATCTCAGTTATAACAACATTGACATTTgccttcctgaggaagctgagaccAGCACAGAGACTATGTCAGCTTGTGTGGATTGGACAAACATTGTTTCCCTAAGGCAGCTTTACCTTAAGGGATGCAACCTACACAAAATCCCATCGTCTGCATTCGCTGGGTTGTCTCTAACGCACTTGGAACTGTCCGACAACCCTGGACTCATTGTCCGAGGATCAATGCAGAGTCTTAGCAGGACGTTGCAACATCTAGGTTTAGGAAACACTCACATCCAAGACTTTGACTTCTCTCATTTCCAAAGTTTAAcatctttaaacatttcaaGGAACTCTCTTGCCCATCTTCCCCCTTCCCTTCTGAATCTTGACCTGACAGTGCTCGATTTGAGGGACAACAAACTGTCCACTATTGCCTCGGGTCAAGCTCAGGCATTAgccccaaaactacacactgtCTTCCTGGCAGGAAACCCGTTCAACTGCTGCCAAGCAGAATGGTtcacaacatttaaaacaacaaagacaatcCATATGGTCGGACTATCAGACATTGAATGTGAGGATTCCCTACAAACGACGCACAGACTGGAACGCAATGCATATTTGTGTTCGGGGGAGGGTGGGGAATCTATACTCTGGTACATTCTGCTTATTTTACccatgtgccttttttttgtggGCGTTTCAATTATTGTTCCCCTCACCTTCAAGCCCCAAATGCTACAAAAGTCAATCAAAAAGAAGTGTTTGAAGCCTACATCTTACTGA